Proteins co-encoded in one Arachis hypogaea cultivar Tifrunner chromosome 13, arahy.Tifrunner.gnm2.J5K5, whole genome shotgun sequence genomic window:
- the LOC112792351 gene encoding uncharacterized protein translates to MSTNKMCEMISLAILLLVLGSPCSAAFSWKTENKIKTAVHLSPKIEIGPGSVSNKNYYDIDFPRGHVALKGFTAEVVDEAGNSVPLHETYLHHWALIRYRQSKSKLATHASYDPHRVLHVSDSISESGVVRNSGICQGNVLGQYYGIGSETRGTNTDIPDPFGLEIGNPEEGYEEKWMLNIHAIDTRGVEDKLGCTECRCDLYNVTVNEFGKPLPPDYIGGLNCCYHETQCRLKKGFQAPKRSLYLRYTVKWMDWDEYVVPVKIYIIDVTDTLKISDTSSITSSDHDCRVEYEVDPCNTDTKKGNDCLDVKRTRLPFPKGGYVVYGVAHQHSAGIGATLYGQDGRVICTSMANYGTGDEAGNEAGYIVGMTTCYPKPGSVKIIDGEKLTLESNYSSSTRSHTGVMGLFYLLVAEQLPHQHYFTHSSSFFRNRNINNVFN, encoded by the exons AT GTCAACCAACAAAATGTGTGAGATGATTTCATTGGCAATACTATTGCTGGTGTTAGGCAGTCCATGCTCAGCTGCTTTTTCTTGGAAGACTGAGAATAAAATTAAGACAGCAGTTCATCTTTCCCCCAAGATTGAAATAGGACCGGGATCGGTTTCGAATAAAAATTACTATGATATTGATTTTCCAAGAGGTCATGTTGCTCTCAAGGGTTTCACTGCTGAAGTTGTTGATGAAGCTGGAAACTCTGTACCCCTCCATGAAACTTACCTCCACCACTGGGCTCTTATAAGATACCGTCAATCCAAGTCCAAACTTGCAACACACGCAAGCTATGATCCTCATCGTGTGCTTCATGTGTCAGACTCAATCTCAGAATCAGGGGTTGTGAGAAATAGTGGCATATGCCAGGGAAATGTTCTTGGACAGTATTATGGAATTGGATCTGAAACAAGAGGAACAAATACGGATATTCCAGATCCTTTTGGGTTAGAAATAGGCAATCCTGAAGAAGGGTATGAGGAGAAATGGATGCTTAATATCCACGCCATCGATACGCGAGGCGTAGAGGATAAGTTGGGGTGCACTGAGTGTAGGTGTGACCTTTATAATGTTACAGTCAATGAATTTGGCAAGCCTTTGCCTCCAGATTACATAGGGGGTTTGAATTGTTGCTATCATGAGACTCAGTGCAGGTTGAAGAAAGGCTTTCAAGctcccaagagaagcctctattTGAGATACACAGTGAAGTGGATGGATTGGGATGAATATGTTGTTCCTGTTAAGATTTATATAATTGATGTGACTGATACTTTGAAAATTTCAGATACTTCAAGTATAACAAGCTCAGATCATGATTGCCGG GTTGAGTATGAAGTAGATCCTTGCAACACAGACACCAAGAAAGGTAATGATTGTCTTGATGTGAAGAGAACAAGGCTCCCATTTCCAAAGGGTGGTTATGTTGTGTATGGTGTAGCTCATCAGCATTCAGCTGGAATTGGAGCAACTCTATATGGACAG GATGGAAGGGTAATATGTACCTCAATGGCAAATTATGGAACTGGAGATGAAGCAGGAAATGAGGCAGGCTACATTGTAGGAATGACCACTTGTTATCCTAAACCAGGTTCTGTAAAGATCATTGATGGCGAAAAATTAACCCTGGAGTCAAACTACAGCAGCAGCACTCGAAGTCACACTGGAGTCATGGGGCTTTTCTACCTACTGGTTGCAGAACAGCTTCCTCATCAACACTACTTCACccattcctcttctttcttcagGAATAGGAATATCAACAATGTATTTAACTAA